From the genome of Paraburkholderia largidicola:
GCGCGACGACGGCGAACCCTACTTCAAAGGCGGTTTCGCACGCGCGACGCGCCGCCGCTATCGCGGCGAAACGCTGATCCTCGAAACCGACTTCGAAACGCCCGACGGCGCCGTCACGCTGATCGACTTCATGCCGCCCGGCAACGGCTGGTCGGAGATGGTCCGGATCGTCGTCGGCAAGCGCGGCACGGTGAAGATGCGCATGGAACTGGTGCTGCGCTTCGACTACGGCTTCTCGATTCCTTGGGTCAGCCGCCTCGCGCGCGAGAGCGGCATCAAGGCGATCGTCGGACCGGACACGGTTGCGCTGCGCACGCCCGTCGATCTGCGCGGCGAGAACATGAAAACGGTTGCCGAGTTCACCGTATCGGAAGGCGAACGCGTGCCGTTTTCGCTGACCTACACCGAGTCGCATCTGAACATCCCGCCCGCGCGCGATCCGCATTCGGCCCTTGCCCGCACCGAGAACTACTGGCTCGAATGGTCGTCGCGCGGCACCGTCGAGGGCAAGTACGCGACCGCCATCCGCCGCTCGCTGCTGACGTTGAAGGCGCTCGCCTACGAGCCGACGGGCGGCATCGTTGCCGCGCCGACCACGTCGCTGCCCGAGAAGATCGGCGGCACCCGTAACTGGGACTACCGCTACGTGTGGTTGCGCGACGCAACGATCACGCTGCTCGCGATGATGCGCGGCGGCTACTACGAAGAGGCGCGCGCGTGGCGTTCGTGGCTGGGCCGCGTGATGGCGGGCTCGCCCGAGCAGTTGCAGATCATGTATGGCCTCGCGGGCGAGCGGCGGCTACCCGAGTTCGAAATCGACTGGCTGCCGGGTTATGAGAACTCGAAGCCGGTGCGAATCGGCAACAACGCGGTCGGGCAATTGCAGCTCGACGTGTATGGCGAAGTCATGAACGCGCTGCATCTGGCGCGCGTCGGCGGCTTGCAGGCAGACGAAACCGCGTGGAACGTGCAGTGCGCGATGCTGCGCCACCTCGAAACGATCTGGCAGGAACGCGACGAAGGCATCTGGGAAACGCGCGGCGGGCGTCAACACTTCACGTTCTCGAAGGTGATGGCGTGGGTCGCCTTCGATCGCGCGATCAAATCAGCGGAAAAATTCGACCTGCCCGCGCCGCTCGAACACTGGTACGACGTGCGCGCGCAGATCCACGCGGACGTCTGCGCGAAAAGCTGGAACACGCAGCTCAACGCGTTCACGCAAACCTACGGCGGCGACGAACTCGACGCGAGCGTGCTGCTGATGCCGCTGCTCGGCTTTTTGCCGCCTTCGGACCCGCGCATCGCCGGCACCGTCAATGCCATCGAGAAAGACCTGATGCACGACGGCTTCGTGATGCGCTACCGCACCACCGAATTCGACGACGGCCTGCCGCCCGGCGAAGGGACGTTTCTCGCCTGCAGCTTTTGGATGGTCGACAACCTCGCATTGCAAGGCCGTATCGACGACGCACGCAAGATGTACGAGCGGCTGCTGTCGCTCGCGAACGACGTCGGGCTGCTCGCCGAGGAGTACGATCCCGTCGGCGGCCGGCTTGTCGGGAATTTCCCACAGGGGTTTTCCCATGTGGCCCTCGTTCACACCGGCCTGAATCTGATGAAACACGAGCAGGAAATGGCGCACGCTACCGGCCAGCCGCCACACGATGGCGAAGGCGTAGAAGGTGGTCAGCCGTCCACTGGCACGCCTGATGCTGGTATTGAGTCATCACCGGTCGTCTAAAGAAAGCGGACAAATTGTCGATGACGTGGATATGACACACGGCGAGTGTGCTAACGCACTGTTGTTGCATTGCACAAATGGTATGCCTTCTATATCATCAACCACACCTGACGGTCGATAATCGTCGCCACCAACAATTCCACACGTAACCAGAACCGGCCCGCCCCGTCGCTGCGCGTCAGACACGCTGCCCTGCGCGAACCGTTATAGCTGGAGCACCCATGCTCTATCAAATCCACGAATTCCAGCGGGCGCTTTTGAGCCCGCTCACCGCCTGGGCCCAGGCTGCCTCAAAATCGTTTGCGAATCCGGCCAGTCCGCTCGCCTATGTGCCAGGCGCGACGCGCCTGTCCGCTGGCTACGAGCTGCTGTACCGCCTCGGTAAAGATTACGAGAAGCCCGAGTTCAATCTGCACCAGATCGTCAAGGACGGCCACAACATCCCCATCGTCGAGCAGACGATCGTCGAAAAGCCGTTTTGCCGGCTGATGCGCTTCAAGCGCTACTCGGATGACAGCGACGCCGTCACGCAACTGAAGGAAGAGCCCGTCGTGCTGGTGTGCGCGCCGCTGTCGGGTCACCACTCCACGCTGCTGCGCGACACCGTCAAGACGCTGCTGCAGGACCACAAGGTGTACATCACCGACTGGATTGACGCACGCATGGTGCCGATCGAAGACGGTACGTTCGACCTCGACGATTACATCGCGTACATCCAGGAATTCATCCGCCACATCGGCGCGAAGAATCTGCACGTGATCTCGGTGTGCCAGCCTACCGTTCCCGTGCTCGCCGCCATTTCGCTGATGGCGAGCCGCGGCGAAGACACGCCGCGCACGATGACGATGATGGGCGGCCCGATCGACGCGCGTAAAAGCCCCACGGCCGTCAATTCGCTGGCGACACAGCATTCGATCGAATGGTTCGAAAACAACGTCATTTACAACGTGCCGCCGAACTATCCGGGCTTTGGCCGCAAGGTATACCCGGGCTTTCTGCAACACACGGGCTTTGTCGCGATGAATCCGGAGCGTCACGCGGCGTCGCATTGGGACTTCTATCAGAGCCTGCTGCGCGGCGACGAAGAAGATGCGGAAGCGCACCGCCGTTTCTATGACGAATACAACGCGGTGCTCGACATGGCCGCGGAATACTATCTGCAGACCATTCGCGTCGTGTTCCAGGAGTTCAGTCTCGCGGAAGGCACGTGGGAAGTGAACGGCGAGCTGGTGCGCCCGCAGGACATCAAGAAGACCGCCCTTTTCACGATCGAAGGCGAACTCGACGATATTTCCGGCAGCGGCCAGACGCGCGCGGCACATGAGCTGTGCACGGGTATCCCGGAGAAGGATCGCCGCCACTTCACGGCGGAAAAGTGCGGCCACTACGGCATCTTCTCGGGCCGTCGCTGGCGCACCATCATCTATCCGCAGTTGCGCGACTTCATCCTCGAGCACACGCCGAAGGCGACGACCCGCAAGACGGAAGAGCGCGTCGAAGCGTAAGCGTATGCCGCAGGCGCAGCCAAATGTTGCGCCTGCATCCAACGGATTCCAGCGGATACGAAAACGGCCTCTTGCGAGGCCGTTTGTCCG
Proteins encoded in this window:
- a CDS encoding polyhydroxyalkanoate depolymerase, translating into MLYQIHEFQRALLSPLTAWAQAASKSFANPASPLAYVPGATRLSAGYELLYRLGKDYEKPEFNLHQIVKDGHNIPIVEQTIVEKPFCRLMRFKRYSDDSDAVTQLKEEPVVLVCAPLSGHHSTLLRDTVKTLLQDHKVYITDWIDARMVPIEDGTFDLDDYIAYIQEFIRHIGAKNLHVISVCQPTVPVLAAISLMASRGEDTPRTMTMMGGPIDARKSPTAVNSLATQHSIEWFENNVIYNVPPNYPGFGRKVYPGFLQHTGFVAMNPERHAASHWDFYQSLLRGDEEDAEAHRRFYDEYNAVLDMAAEYYLQTIRVVFQEFSLAEGTWEVNGELVRPQDIKKTALFTIEGELDDISGSGQTRAAHELCTGIPEKDRRHFTAEKCGHYGIFSGRRWRTIIYPQLRDFILEHTPKATTRKTEERVEA